Proteins from a single region of Oryza brachyantha chromosome 6, ObraRS2, whole genome shotgun sequence:
- the LOC102719591 gene encoding LOW QUALITY PROTEIN: probable protein transport Sec1b (The sequence of the model RefSeq protein was modified relative to this genomic sequence to represent the inferred CDS: inserted 1 base in 1 codon): protein MRRSGNSLGATMGSAARCSHGVVVRSCPLLLPLPLPAGIAAPRLLLRRGEDPTLPSPPRSFPPAKSGGRRVVARELNREIESEGEVREREGGKGRGIXRRSDPVGGGRMSMSGSDFAAAGEDSKIFRNICRDRILKDLLKPDKDKETKSSWKVLIMDKFTVRIMAYACKMAEITDAGISLVEDLFKRREPMPSMDAIYFLQPLKENVIMLLSDMSGRCPLYRKAYIFFSSPIPKELVSYIKNDSSVIPRIGALREMNLEFFAIDMQGFTTDHDMALTDLYGANEHNSKRFNDTISTMATRIATTFASLKEFPCVRYRAPKGSDPSTTAKFDMVPKWLATAVWDIVSKYKSTIPEFPQKETCELLIVDRPIDQIAPVIHEWTYDAMCHDLLEMDGNKYIYEVSKMGSEPEKKESLLEDHDPLWLELRHIHIADASERLYEKMNNFVAKNKAAQLHSRDGGEISTKDLQKIVQALPQYGEQVEKLTLHIEIAGKINKFIREYGLRDIGQLEQDLVFGDAGAKEVISILRSKQDMSPENKLRLLIIYAIVYPEKFEGDKGDKLMQLAKLPHDDMHAINSLRYLDGSDTKKTSRAGGFSLKFDAQKKKNAARTERQDGEETWALSRFFPLIEELIEKLSKGVLPLNEYPSMSEPSSTAEGTTQNASAPRPAPTQQPMSRRSRRTPTWAKSRNSDDSQSSDSSVLRHGSGDFKRLGNRIFVFMIGGATRSELRTVHKLTMKLKREIVLGSSSIDDPPQFISKMKMLTAGGAKDVSIDKLRI, encoded by the exons ATGCGACGAAGCGGCAACTCACTCGGTGCCACCATGGGCAGCGCAGCACGGTGCTCCCATGGCGTCGTCGTGCGGTCGtgccctctcctcctccccctccccctccccgcgGGAATCGCGGCCCCGCGGCTCCTGCTGCGGAGAGGTGAGGACCCCACgctcccttcccctccccgCTCTTTCCCGCCAGCTAAATCGGGTGGGAGGAGAGTAGTAGCGCGAGAGCTAAATCGGGAAATCGAAAGTGAGGGTGAGGTGcgcgagagggagggagggaagggCAGAGGCA GACGTCGGTCGGACccagtcggcggcggcaggatgTCGATGTCGGGGTcggacttcgccgccgcgggcgaaGACTCCAAGATCTTCCGCAACATCTGCCGGGACC GTATACTCAAAGACTTGCTGAAGCCAGACAAGGACAAGGAGACCAAAAGCTCATGGAAG GTTCTTATCATGGACAAATTTACGGTGAGGATCATGGCTTACGCCTGCAAGATGGCAGAAATCACTGATGCAGGAATTTCGT TGGTTGAAGATCTTTTCAAACGAAGGGAGCCCATGCCTTCCATGGATGCAATCTACTTTCTCCAGCCACTGAAAGAAAA TGTCATAATGCTTCTATCTGACATGTCTGGGAGATGTCCGCTGTACAGGAA GGCATACATCTTCTTTAGTTCACCGATTCCTAAGGAGCTGGTCTCTTACATAAAGAACGACAGCAGTGTGATACCACGTATCGGTGCACTAAGAGAG ATGAACTTGGAGTTCTTTGCAATTGACATGCAG GGCTTCACAACTGACCATGACATGGCATTGACTGATTTATATGGTGCAAATGAGCACAACTCCAAAAGGTTCAATGACACTATAAGCACTATGGCTACTCGCATTGCTACAACATTTGCTTCGTTAAAG GAATTTCCTTGTGTGCGGTATCGTGCCCCAAAGGGCTCAGATCCATCAACAACAGCAAAATTTGACATGGTTCCAAAATGGTTGGCTACTGCTGTTTGGGATATTGTGTCGAAGTATAAATCAACAATACCTGAATTTCCCCAGAAGGAGACATGTGAACTGCTCATTGTTGACAGGCCTATAGATCAG ATAGCACCTGTTATTCATGAATGGACCTATGATGCAATGTGCCATGATCTACTTGAAATGGATGGCaacaaatacatatatgaG GTGTCAAAAATGGGATCAGAACCTGAGAAAAAGGAGTCTCTATTGGAGGATCACGATCCTCTCTGGCTTGAGCTTCGCCACATTCACATAGCTGAT GCTAGCGAGCGGTTGTACGAAAAGATGAATAACTTCGTAGCCAAGAATAAAGCAGCTCAACTTCATTCAAG AGATGGCGGTGAAATTTCTACGAAGGATTTGCAGAAGATAGTTCAAGCTTTGCCACAATACGGTGAACAAGTTGAGAAATTGACCCTCCATATAGAG ATTGCTGGAAAAATTAACAAGTTTATCAGAGAGTATGGCCTCCGTGACATTGGGCAGTTGGAGCAGGATCTAGTTTTTGGAGATGCAGGAGCCAAGGAGGTGATCAGCATCCTCAGGTCAAAGCAG GATATGAGCCCAGAAAACAAATTGAGGTTGCTTATTATATACGCAATTGTGTACCCAGAGAAGTTTGAAGGTGACAAAGGGGATAAGTTGATGCAG CTAGCAAAACTGCCACATGATGATATGCATGCTATAAACAGTTTAAGATACCTGGATGGTTCAGATACAAAGAAGACATCACGTGCAGGCGGCTTCTCTCTCAAATTTGATGCCCAAAAG AAGAAAAATGCTGCCAGGACAGAACGGCAGGATGGCGAGGAGACCTGGGCATTATCACGTTTTTTCCCACTTATAGAG GAGTTGATTGAGAAACTTAGCAAAGGGGTATTACCTTTAAATGAGTACCCATCCATGAGTGAACCCAGTTCTACTGCTGAAGGAACTACACAAAATGCATCTGCGCCTCGACCAGCACCAACACAGCAGCCCATGTCCAGGAGATCACGGCGGACACCGACATGGGCTAAGTCTCGAAATTCTGATGATAGTCAATCCAG CGACTCCTCGGTCTTGAGACATGGATCAGGTGACTTCAAGAGGCTAGGCAACCGGATTTTTGTCTTCATGATTGGTGGAGCCACTAGATCTGAA CTGCGGACCGTGCACAAGCTTACTATGAAACTGAAGCGTGAAATCGTCCTGGGATCATCTAGCATTGATGATCCTCCCCAGTTTATTTCG AAGATGAAGATGCTAACTGCAGGTGGTGCCAAGGACGTCTCAATAGATAAGCTTCGCATTTAG
- the LOC102719871 gene encoding hypersensitive-induced response protein 4: protein MVSAFFLLCGCVDQASVAVVEKWGRFLRLAEPGLHFFNPFAGECVAGTLSTRVQSLDVRVETKTKDNVFVQLICTIQYRVVKEHADDAFYELQNPQQQIQAYVFDVVRAIVPRMNLDDLFEQKNDVAKAVLEELEKVMGDYGYSIEHILMVDIIPDAAVRRAMNEINAAQRLQLASVYKGEAEKILLVKKAEAEAEAKHLSGVGIARQRQAITDGLRENILNFSHSVSGTSAKEVMDLIMVTQYFDTIKELGDGSKNTTVFIPHGPGHVKDISDQIRNGMMEASSSNV from the exons ATGGTGAGCGCCTTCTTCCTGCTGTGCGGGTGCGTGGACCAGGCGAGCGTCGCGGTGGTGGAGAAGTGGGGGCGcttcctccgcctcgccgagcCGGGCCTCCATTTCTTCAACCCGTTCGCCGGGGAGTGCGTCGCCGGGACCCTCTCCACCCGCGTCCAGTCGCTCGACGTCCGCGTCGAGACCAAGACCAAG GATAATGTCTTTGTTCAGCTTATCTGCACTATCCAATATCGAGTTGTTAAGGAACATGCTGATGATGCATTCTATGAGCTGCAGAATCCCCAGCAGCAAATTCAGGCCTACGTCTTTGATG TGGTCCGAGCCATAGTTCCAAGAATGAATCTTGACGATCTTTTTGAGCAAAAGAATGATGTGGCGAAAGCTGTACTTGAGGAGCTTGAAAAG GTCATGGGAGATTATGGTTATAGCATTGAACACATTCTCATGGTTGACATCATCCCTGACGCTGCTGTACGCAGAGCAATGAATGAAATAAACGCAG CCCAAAGGCTTCAGCTTGCAAGTGTCTACAAAGGAGAAGCAGAGAAGATTCTTCTGGTCAAGAAAGCAGAAGCAGAGGCAGAGGCAAAACACCTTTCCGGTGTTGGCATTGCTAGACAGCGGCAGGCGATAACTGATGGCCTCAGAGAGAACATCCTGAACTTCTCACACTCAGTTTCTGGCACCTCAGCGAAAGAAGTCATGGACCTCATCATGGTCACACAATACTTTGACACCATCAAAGAACTTGGGGATGGCTCGAAGAACACCACGGTGTTCATACCTCACGGTCCAGGCCATGTCAAGGATATCAGCGACCAAATCCGGAACGGTATGATGGAAGCTTCAAGCAGCAATGTGTAG
- the LOC102719302 gene encoding uncharacterized protein LOC102719302 isoform X1: protein MERGRNGRDDFFGGRDPFAGFGGFGRQRSLISGFFGGRDPFDDPFFTQPFSGGMHGPSLFGPMGGPFGDMRNDGFLEQAPPPRVNSKKPIITELDEEEGENAEGHANEQASHESYVQQPDDEMQGGQMQPRRDFNRANEGQPQARVFTYQSSTVTYGGVNGAYYTASQTRRTGSDGITVEESKEADTTTKEATHRISRGIHDKGHSLTRKLKSDGKVDTTQILHNLHEDELAGFEESWKGNAGHHLPGWNQNAGTSNNNEPGNRGTSGRGRQSGWGWALPGTEQGRDPRRNGRPKSRVIPIS from the exons ATGGAGAGGGGGCGGAATGGAAGGGATGACTTCTTTGGCGGGAGGGACCCGTTTGCCGGATTCGGTGGCTTTGGTCGTCAGAGGAGCTTGATCTCTGGCTTCTTTGGGGGGAGGGATCCTTTTGATGATCCCTTCTTTACTCAGCCATTCAGTGGCGGGATGCATGGCCCAAGTCTTTTTGGGCCAATGGGAGGGCCATTTGGAGACATGAGAAATGATGGGTTCCTTGAGCAGGCTCCTCCTCCCAGAGTTAACAGCAAGAAGCCTATTATTACAGAGCTTGAtgaagaggaaggagagaatGCAGAGGGGCATGCTAATGAGCAAGCAAGCCATGAGTCATATGTTCAACAACCAGATGATG AAATGCAAGGGGGCCAAATGCAGCCACGGAGGGATTTCAACAGGGCGAATGAAGGGCAGCCACAAGCTCGTGTGTTCACATATCAGAGCTCTACTGTGACCTATGGTGGTGTCAATGGAGCTTACTACACTGCTTCGCAAACTCGAAGGACTGGAAGTGACGGA ATAACTGTGGAAGAAAGCAAGGAAGCAGATACTACAACCAAAGAGGCTACTCATAGAATCTCACGAGGAATTCATGACAAG GGGCACTCACTAACAAGGAAGTTAAAATCGGATGGCAAGGTGGACACTACACAGATATTGCACAATCTTCATGAAG ATGAACTAGCGGGGTTTGAGGAATCATGGAAGGGGAATGCTGGGCATCACTTGCCTGGCTGGAACCAAAATGCTGGTACATCTAACAATAATGAACCAG GTAATCGTGGCACCAGTGGACGTGGCAGGCAATCTGGATGGGGCTGGGCGCTTCCTGGAACGGAGCAAGGCCGTGATCCGAGACGGAACGGACGACCAAAATCACGAGTCATACCAATTTCCTGA
- the LOC102709852 gene encoding putative transferase At4g12130, mitochondrial, with protein sequence MPMAPPLARRLAHTAATPGVLACRLASRAVVRFAGPEAARFLRSLLTKDLLPSSSSSASAEQRYAPTPNAPARAPPPAYAALLTPQGRFLYDLFLYRPAPPSQMLDCTGSAPRTGERPNCGEEEEEPGEVLADVDAAEVDELLACFKRYRLRSKVEIDNVSKDFLCWQRFGRNVEHKGPSTQEPEAQSIGWGQGVDHAAESAAQGNGHGWEWFKDPRLDCLGYRGIFPANSIPPLVESDKEADERHYLLWRIENGVAEGSTEIPKGEAIPLEYNFAGLNAISFEKGCYIGQELIARTHHRGVIRKRLMPLIFVDENGQELEQAVAPGSEVVDKESGKKIGTVSTALGCRGMGLLRLEEALKQNSSLAVKDNRDVRVKAIKPDWWPAEWTQVLEQQSAVA encoded by the exons ATgcccatggcgccgccgctcgcccgccgccttgcgcacaccgccgccaccccggGGGTGCTGGCctgccgcctcgcctcccgcgccgtcgtccgctTCGCCGGGCCCGAGGCCGCCCGCTTCCTCCGCTCGCTCCTCACCAAGGACCTcctgccctcctcctcctcttcggcGTCGGCGGAGCAGCGGTACGCGCCCACGCCCAACGCGCCCGCGCGGGCGCCACCCCCGGCCTACGCCGCGCTGCTCACGCCGCAGGGGAGGTTCCTCTACGACCTCTTCCTCTACCGCCCGGCCCCGCCGTCGCAGATGCTCGACTGCACGGGCTCCGCGCCGCGGACAGGGGAGAGGCCCAActgcggggaggaggaggaggagcccggCGAGGTGCTCGCGGAtgtcgacgccgccgaggtCGACGAGCTACTCGCCTGCTTCAAGAG ATACCGGTTAAGATCCAAGGTTGAGATAGACAATGTCAGTAAGGACTTCTTATGTTGGCAAAGATTTGGACGCAATGTGGAGCATAAAGGACCTTCTACTCAAGAACCTGAGGCCCAATCCATTGGATGGGGGCAAGGTGTTGACCATGCTGCCGAATCAGCTGCGCAAGGCAATGGCCATGGTTGGGAGTGGTTCAAAGACCCACGGTTGGATTGCCTTGGTTACAGAGGAATCTTTCCAGCTAATAGTATAC CACCATTAGTTGAGTCTGACAAAGAAGCGGATGAGCGCCATTATTTGCTCTGGCGGATAGAGAATGGAGTTGCAGAAGGCTCAACTGAGATCCCAAAAG GTGAAGCAATTCCACTTGAATACAATTTTGCTGGATTGAATGCGATTTCATTTGAGAAGGGCTGCTATATTGGCCAGGAGCTTATTGCACGGACACACCATCGTGGTGTCATTCGGAAGCGCCTAATGCCATTAATATTTGTAGATGAAAACGGGCAAG AACTCGAGCAGGCTGTTGCTCCAGGCTCAGAAGTCGTGGACAAGGAGTCCGGCAAGAAAATCGGTACAGTTAGCACTGCTCTTGGCTGCCGCGGTATGGGCCTACTGAGACTTGAAGAAGCACTGAAGCAAAACTCAAGCCTTGCCGTCAAGGATAATAGGGATGTGAGAGTTAAGGCGATCAAACCAGACTGGTGGCCGGCTGAGTGGACACAAGTGCTTGAACAGCAAAGTGCAGTTGCTTGA
- the LOC102719302 gene encoding uncharacterized protein LOC102719302 isoform X2, whose amino-acid sequence MERGRNGRDDFFGGRDPFAGFGGFGRQRSLISGFFTQPFSGGMHGPSLFGPMGGPFGDMRNDGFLEQAPPPRVNSKKPIITELDEEEGENAEGHANEQASHESYVQQPDDEMQGGQMQPRRDFNRANEGQPQARVFTYQSSTVTYGGVNGAYYTASQTRRTGSDGITVEESKEADTTTKEATHRISRGIHDKGHSLTRKLKSDGKVDTTQILHNLHEDELAGFEESWKGNAGHHLPGWNQNAGTSNNNEPGNRGTSGRGRQSGWGWALPGTEQGRDPRRNGRPKSRVIPIS is encoded by the exons ATGGAGAGGGGGCGGAATGGAAGGGATGACTTCTTTGGCGGGAGGGACCCGTTTGCCGGATTCGGTGGCTTTGGTCGTCAGAGGAGCTTGATCTCTGG CTTCTTTACTCAGCCATTCAGTGGCGGGATGCATGGCCCAAGTCTTTTTGGGCCAATGGGAGGGCCATTTGGAGACATGAGAAATGATGGGTTCCTTGAGCAGGCTCCTCCTCCCAGAGTTAACAGCAAGAAGCCTATTATTACAGAGCTTGAtgaagaggaaggagagaatGCAGAGGGGCATGCTAATGAGCAAGCAAGCCATGAGTCATATGTTCAACAACCAGATGATG AAATGCAAGGGGGCCAAATGCAGCCACGGAGGGATTTCAACAGGGCGAATGAAGGGCAGCCACAAGCTCGTGTGTTCACATATCAGAGCTCTACTGTGACCTATGGTGGTGTCAATGGAGCTTACTACACTGCTTCGCAAACTCGAAGGACTGGAAGTGACGGA ATAACTGTGGAAGAAAGCAAGGAAGCAGATACTACAACCAAAGAGGCTACTCATAGAATCTCACGAGGAATTCATGACAAG GGGCACTCACTAACAAGGAAGTTAAAATCGGATGGCAAGGTGGACACTACACAGATATTGCACAATCTTCATGAAG ATGAACTAGCGGGGTTTGAGGAATCATGGAAGGGGAATGCTGGGCATCACTTGCCTGGCTGGAACCAAAATGCTGGTACATCTAACAATAATGAACCAG GTAATCGTGGCACCAGTGGACGTGGCAGGCAATCTGGATGGGGCTGGGCGCTTCCTGGAACGGAGCAAGGCCGTGATCCGAGACGGAACGGACGACCAAAATCACGAGTCATACCAATTTCCTGA